One window from the genome of Streptomyces sp. NBC_00708 encodes:
- a CDS encoding ABC transporter permease translates to MTTTTTPATGTVRTTALTRLTALGRAELTLLSRNRTAIFVALFMPAAMIMAMKSTFESIDLKGTGLTVAGAALIGGIGTVLFQAVYMNMVAAYVARREELVLKRLRTGEVTDGEILAGTALPAGALALAQSAVIIVAGTAFFGLGAPDRPELLVAGLLLGVVLLTALAAVTSVITRTVQTAQLTTLPLFLVSMMGSGLFVPLEIFPDRLAAVCEFLPLTGVMTLIRTGWLGASEGTDLLGAALTGLVWTAVAVFAVQRWFRWDPRR, encoded by the coding sequence ATGACCACCACGACCACCCCCGCGACCGGTACCGTGCGCACGACGGCCCTGACCCGGCTGACGGCACTCGGGCGGGCCGAGCTGACACTGCTCTCCCGGAACCGGACGGCGATCTTCGTCGCGCTGTTCATGCCGGCGGCCATGATCATGGCCATGAAGTCGACGTTCGAGAGCATCGACCTCAAGGGCACCGGGCTCACCGTCGCCGGGGCGGCGCTCATCGGCGGCATCGGGACGGTGCTCTTCCAGGCCGTCTACATGAACATGGTCGCCGCCTACGTCGCACGGCGTGAGGAACTCGTCCTGAAGCGGCTGCGCACCGGCGAGGTCACCGACGGGGAGATCCTCGCCGGGACCGCCCTACCGGCCGGCGCGCTCGCGCTCGCCCAGAGCGCGGTGATCATCGTCGCCGGTACGGCCTTCTTCGGCCTCGGCGCACCGGACCGCCCGGAACTGCTCGTGGCGGGCCTGCTGTTGGGCGTGGTGCTGCTGACGGCCCTCGCCGCGGTGACCTCCGTGATCACCCGCACCGTGCAGACGGCCCAGCTGACGACCCTGCCGCTGTTCCTCGTCTCGATGATGGGCTCGGGGCTCTTCGTCCCCCTGGAGATATTTCCCGACCGTCTCGCGGCGGTCTGCGAGTTCCTTCCGCTGACCGGGGTGATGACCCTGATACGGACCGGCTGGCTCGGCGCCTCCGAGGGCACCGACCTGCTCGGTGCGGCACTGACCGGGCTGGTCTGGACGGCGGTGGCCGTGTTTGCTGTGCAGCGATGGTTCCGCTGGGATCCGCGCCGCTGA
- a CDS encoding ABC transporter ATP-binding protein: protein MTSDDKSREYVIQAQDVRRSYAGGFEAVSGVSFSVARGELFALLGTNGAGKTSTVELLEGLARPDGGTVRVLGHDPYAERIRVRPRIGVMLQEGGFPSELSVTETVRMWAGCTSGARPAGEALELVGLGHRARVRVKQLSGGERRRLDLALALLGRPEVLFLDEPTTGLDAEGRRDTWALVRRLQQDGITVLLTTHYLEEAEALADRLAIMHRGRIVTAGTTAEVTAARPARIRFELPDGVPAARLPLELHAGADGPRIEIRTHQLQDSLAELLRWAAAADVTLHGLDARSASLEEAFLDIARSAAATEEVPAA from the coding sequence ATGACCAGCGACGACAAGTCCCGTGAGTACGTGATCCAGGCGCAGGACGTCCGGCGCAGCTACGCCGGCGGCTTCGAGGCCGTGTCCGGTGTCTCCTTCTCCGTGGCACGCGGCGAGCTGTTCGCCCTGCTCGGTACGAACGGCGCCGGCAAGACCTCCACCGTCGAGCTCCTGGAGGGCCTGGCCCGCCCCGACGGCGGCACGGTCCGCGTGCTGGGCCACGATCCGTACGCCGAGCGCATACGGGTCCGCCCCCGCATAGGCGTGATGCTCCAGGAGGGCGGCTTCCCGTCCGAGCTGTCGGTCACCGAGACGGTACGGATGTGGGCGGGCTGCACCAGCGGCGCCCGGCCGGCCGGGGAGGCCCTGGAGCTCGTGGGGCTCGGCCACCGCGCCCGCGTCCGGGTCAAGCAGCTCTCGGGCGGCGAGCGACGCCGGCTGGACCTGGCGCTGGCCCTGCTCGGCCGGCCCGAGGTGCTCTTCCTCGACGAGCCGACCACCGGTCTCGACGCCGAGGGCCGGCGCGACACCTGGGCGCTGGTGCGCCGGCTCCAGCAGGACGGCATCACCGTGCTGCTCACCACGCACTACCTGGAGGAGGCCGAGGCGCTCGCGGACCGGCTGGCGATCATGCACCGCGGCCGGATCGTGACCGCGGGCACCACGGCCGAGGTGACGGCCGCCCGCCCCGCCCGCATCCGCTTCGAGCTGCCCGACGGCGTTCCCGCCGCCCGGCTGCCTCTGGAGCTCCACGCCGGCGCCGACGGCCCCCGGATCGAGATACGTACGCACCAGCTCCAGGACTCCCTGGCCGAACTGCTCCGCTGGGCCGCGGCGGCGGACGTCACGCTGCACGGGCTCGACGCCCGCTCGGCCTCGCTCGAAGAGGCCTTCCTCGACATCGCCAGGTCCGCCGCCGCAACCGAAGAGGTGCCTGCCGCATGA
- the purL gene encoding phosphoribosylformylglycinamidine synthase subunit PurL, translating into MSLDTVKHAAETPDTEQPWKELGLKEDEYARIREILGRRPTGAELAMYSVMWSEHCSYKSSKVHLKQFGEKVPVNDAMLVGIGENAGVVDVGQGYAVTFKVESHNHPSYIEPYQGAATGVGGIVRDILAMGARPIAVVDPLRFGAADHPDTRRVLPGIVAGIGGYGNCLGLPNIGGEVVFDSCYQGNPLVNAGCIGVMKHEDIHLAQASGPGNKVILYGARTGGDGIGGVSVLASETFDDTKPTKRPAVQVGDPFQEKLLIECTLEIFKEKLVAGIQDLGGAGLSCATSELASAGSGGMRVELDTVPLRDSSLSPEEILMSESQERMCAIVEPQHVDRFLEICEKWDVIATVIGEVTEGSQLEIFWHGEQIVDVPPRSVAHEGPTYHRPFARPSWQDALQADDAGKLARPANGAELREQVLKLVSSPNQASKAWITDQYDRFVQGNTVLAMPEDAGMVRIDEESNLGVAMSTDGNGRYAKLDPYTGAQLALAESYRNVAASGAKPLAISDCLNFGSPEDPDVMWQFAEATRGLADGCLELGTPVTGGNVSLYNQTGETAIHPTPVVAVLGVIDDVTRRTPVAFAEEGQLLYLLGDTREEFGGSAWSEVVHNHLGGMPPKVDLAREKLLAEILISASRDGMIDAAHDLSDGGLIQAVTESCLRGGKGARLVVPDGLDAFTLLFSESAGRAVVSVPRSEELRFNDMCGARGLPVTRIGVVDGDEIEVQGEFGIPLSELRTAHEGTIPALLA; encoded by the coding sequence ATGAGCCTGGACACGGTCAAGCACGCGGCCGAAACCCCGGACACCGAGCAGCCCTGGAAGGAACTCGGCCTCAAGGAGGACGAGTACGCCCGCATCCGCGAGATCCTGGGCCGCCGTCCCACCGGCGCCGAGCTCGCCATGTACTCCGTGATGTGGTCCGAGCACTGCTCGTACAAGAGCAGCAAGGTCCACCTCAAGCAGTTCGGCGAGAAGGTCCCCGTCAACGACGCGATGCTCGTCGGCATCGGTGAGAACGCCGGTGTGGTCGACGTCGGCCAGGGGTACGCGGTCACCTTCAAGGTCGAGTCGCACAACCACCCCTCGTACATCGAGCCCTACCAGGGCGCGGCCACCGGCGTCGGCGGCATCGTCCGCGACATCCTCGCCATGGGTGCCCGCCCGATCGCGGTCGTCGACCCGCTGCGCTTCGGTGCGGCCGACCACCCCGACACCCGGCGGGTCCTGCCGGGCATCGTCGCGGGCATCGGCGGATACGGGAACTGCCTCGGTCTGCCGAACATCGGCGGCGAGGTCGTCTTCGACTCCTGCTACCAGGGCAACCCGCTCGTCAACGCCGGCTGCATCGGTGTGATGAAGCACGAGGACATCCACCTCGCGCAGGCGTCGGGCCCCGGCAACAAGGTCATCCTGTACGGCGCCCGCACCGGCGGCGACGGCATCGGCGGCGTCTCCGTGCTGGCCTCGGAGACCTTCGACGACACCAAGCCCACCAAGCGCCCCGCCGTCCAGGTCGGCGACCCGTTCCAGGAGAAGCTCCTCATCGAGTGCACCCTGGAGATCTTCAAGGAGAAGCTCGTCGCGGGCATCCAGGACCTCGGCGGCGCCGGGCTCTCCTGCGCCACGTCCGAGCTGGCCTCCGCGGGCTCCGGCGGCATGCGCGTCGAGCTGGACACCGTGCCGCTGCGCGACTCCTCCCTCTCGCCCGAGGAAATCCTCATGAGCGAGTCGCAGGAGCGCATGTGCGCGATCGTCGAGCCGCAGCACGTGGACCGTTTCCTGGAGATCTGCGAGAAGTGGGACGTCATCGCCACCGTCATCGGTGAGGTGACCGAGGGTTCGCAGCTGGAGATCTTCTGGCACGGCGAGCAGATCGTGGACGTTCCGCCGCGGTCCGTCGCGCACGAGGGTCCGACCTACCACCGCCCGTTCGCGCGGCCGTCCTGGCAGGACGCGCTCCAGGCGGACGACGCCGGCAAGCTGGCCCGCCCGGCGAACGGCGCGGAGCTGCGCGAGCAGGTCCTCAAGCTGGTCTCGTCGCCGAACCAGGCCTCGAAGGCCTGGATCACGGACCAGTACGACCGGTTCGTGCAGGGCAACACCGTGCTCGCGATGCCCGAGGACGCCGGCATGGTCCGCATCGACGAGGAGTCCAACCTCGGCGTGGCCATGTCGACCGACGGCAACGGCCGGTACGCGAAGCTCGACCCGTACACCGGCGCCCAGCTGGCGCTGGCGGAGTCGTACCGCAACGTCGCCGCGTCCGGCGCCAAGCCGCTCGCGATCTCGGACTGCCTGAACTTCGGTTCGCCCGAGGACCCGGACGTCATGTGGCAGTTCGCCGAGGCCACCCGCGGTCTCGCGGACGGCTGCCTGGAGCTGGGCACCCCGGTGACCGGCGGCAACGTCTCGCTGTACAACCAGACCGGTGAGACGGCGATCCACCCGACGCCGGTCGTGGCCGTGCTCGGTGTGATCGACGACGTCACGCGGCGCACGCCGGTCGCCTTCGCGGAAGAGGGCCAGCTCCTCTACCTGCTGGGCGACACGCGTGAGGAGTTCGGCGGCTCCGCCTGGTCCGAGGTCGTCCACAACCACCTCGGCGGCATGCCGCCCAAGGTGGACCTCGCCCGCGAGAAGCTGCTCGCCGAGATCCTGATCTCGGCGTCCCGCGACGGGATGATCGACGCGGCGCACGACCTGTCCGACGGCGGTCTGATCCAGGCGGTCACCGAGTCCTGCCTGCGCGGCGGGAAGGGTGCCCGGCTGGTCGTTCCGGACGGCCTCGACGCGTTCACGCTGCTGTTCTCCGAGTCCGCGGGCCGTGCGGTCGTCTCGGTGCCGCGCAGCGAGGAGCTGCGGTTCAACGACATGTGCGGGGCGCGCGGTCTGCCCGTGACCCGCATCGGTGTCGTGGACGGCGACGAGATCGAGGTGCAGGGCGAGTTCGGCATCCCGCTGAGCGAGCTGCGTACGGCGCACGAGGGGACGATCCCGGCGCTGCTCGCGTAG
- a CDS encoding response regulator transcription factor has protein sequence MTAVRVLLADDEHLIRGALAALLALEEDLVVVAEAATGPEALAMARAHRPDVAVLDLEMPGADGVSVATTLRAELPDCRTMIVTSHGRPGHLKRALAAGVRAFVPKTVSARQLAGIIRTVQAGNRFVDPELAADAIAAGDSPLTVRETEVLELAADGAPVSEIAERASLSQGTVRNYLSAAASKLGAENRHAAVRLARERGWV, from the coding sequence ATGACCGCGGTACGGGTACTGCTCGCCGATGACGAGCATCTGATCCGGGGCGCGCTCGCCGCCCTCCTCGCGCTGGAGGAGGATCTGGTGGTGGTCGCGGAGGCGGCCACGGGCCCGGAGGCGCTCGCCATGGCCCGCGCGCACCGCCCCGATGTCGCGGTGCTGGACCTGGAGATGCCGGGGGCGGACGGTGTGAGTGTCGCCACAACGCTGCGGGCCGAACTCCCGGACTGCCGGACGATGATCGTGACGAGCCACGGCCGGCCCGGCCACCTGAAGCGCGCCCTCGCTGCGGGGGTGCGGGCCTTCGTGCCGAAGACCGTCAGCGCCCGTCAGCTGGCCGGCATCATCCGCACCGTGCAGGCGGGAAACCGTTTCGTGGACCCCGAGTTGGCGGCGGACGCGATTGCCGCCGGGGACTCGCCGCTGACCGTGCGCGAGACCGAGGTGCTGGAGCTGGCGGCCGACGGCGCACCGGTGTCGGAGATCGCCGAACGGGCCTCGCTGTCGCAGGGCACCGTACGGAACTACCTCTCGGCGGCGGCCTCGAAGCTCGGGGCGGAGAACCGGCACGCGGCGGTGCGTCTCGCACGCGAGCGGGGTTGGGTATAG
- a CDS encoding phosphoribosylamine--glycine ligase: MGAEQIRRWESGALAHAVTDPFGQGPLPWLRGSENYFDDTGQVVPWYADPTLSRGSGGGTRTADDVRRQIKGFTSTGAAAPGEAIDFHITVDPPQQFSVDVYRIGHYGGDGASKITTSPRLSGIVQPAPLTADRTVSCHHWWLSWRLQIPTYWSIGAYVAVLTTLDGYRSHIPFTIRDDHPADLLLVLPDVTWQAYNLYPEDGRTGASLYHAWDEEGRLLGEEDAAVTVSFDRPYAGAGLPLHVGHAYDFIRWAERYGYDLAYADTRDLHAGRVDPTRYRGLVFPGHDEYWSVPMRRTAERARDHGTSLVHLSANTMYWQVSLGPSASGVPDRLLTCRKRRGPGKPALWREIDRPEQQLLGIQYAGRVPEPHPLVVRNAEHWLWDATGAGEGDEIEGLVAGEADRYFPRTSLPEHDNRILLAHSPYQDSEGVMRHQETSLYRAPSGALVFASGTFAWSPALDRPGHVDPRIQKATANLLDRICKRA; this comes from the coding sequence ATGGGGGCGGAACAGATCCGTCGGTGGGAATCGGGTGCCCTGGCGCATGCCGTGACCGACCCTTTCGGCCAGGGGCCGCTGCCCTGGCTGCGCGGCAGCGAGAACTACTTCGACGACACCGGTCAGGTCGTGCCCTGGTACGCGGACCCCACCCTGTCCCGCGGCTCCGGCGGCGGCACGCGCACCGCGGACGACGTGCGCCGGCAGATCAAGGGCTTCACCTCCACCGGCGCCGCGGCCCCCGGTGAGGCGATCGACTTCCACATCACCGTGGACCCGCCGCAGCAGTTCTCCGTGGACGTCTACCGGATCGGCCACTACGGGGGCGACGGCGCCTCCAAGATCACCACCAGCCCCCGGCTGTCCGGCATCGTCCAGCCGGCTCCCCTCACCGCCGACCGCACGGTCTCCTGCCACCACTGGTGGCTGTCCTGGCGGCTCCAGATCCCCACGTACTGGTCGATCGGCGCGTACGTCGCCGTGCTCACCACGCTCGACGGCTACCGCTCCCACATCCCGTTCACCATCCGCGACGACCACCCGGCCGACCTGCTGCTGGTGCTCCCGGACGTGACCTGGCAGGCGTACAACCTCTACCCGGAGGACGGCCGGACCGGCGCCAGCCTCTACCACGCCTGGGACGAGGAGGGCCGGCTGCTCGGAGAGGAGGACGCGGCGGTCACCGTCTCCTTCGACCGCCCCTACGCGGGCGCAGGCCTCCCGCTGCACGTCGGGCACGCCTACGACTTCATCCGCTGGGCCGAGCGCTACGGCTACGACCTCGCCTACGCCGACACCCGCGACCTGCACGCGGGCCGGGTCGACCCCACGCGCTACCGGGGCCTGGTCTTCCCCGGCCACGACGAGTACTGGTCGGTGCCGATGCGCCGCACCGCCGAGCGCGCCCGCGACCACGGCACCTCGCTGGTCCACCTCTCGGCCAACACCATGTACTGGCAGGTCAGCCTCGGGCCCTCGGCCTCCGGGGTGCCGGACCGGCTGCTCACCTGCCGCAAGCGCCGCGGCCCCGGCAAGCCCGCGCTCTGGCGCGAGATCGACCGCCCCGAGCAACAGCTGCTCGGTATCCAGTACGCGGGCCGGGTCCCCGAGCCCCACCCCCTGGTCGTGCGGAACGCCGAGCACTGGCTGTGGGACGCGACGGGTGCCGGCGAGGGCGACGAGATCGAGGGCCTGGTGGCGGGCGAGGCCGACCGCTACTTCCCGCGCACCTCGCTGCCCGAACACGACAACCGCATCCTGCTCGCCCACTCCCCGTACCAGGACAGCGAAGGCGTGATGCGGCACCAGGAGACCTCGCTGTACCGGGCCCCGTCCGGCGCGCTCGTCTTCGCCTCGGGGACCTTCGCCTGGTCCCCGGCCCTGGACCGCCCCGGCCATGTGGACCCCCGCATCCAGAAGGCCACCGCCAATCTCCTCGACCGGATCTGCAAGCGCGCCTGA
- a CDS encoding phosphoribosylaminoimidazolesuccinocarboxamide synthase, producing the protein MSGFVEKPEPVQVPGLTHLHTGKVRDLYRNEAGDLVMVASDRMSAYDWVLPTEIPDKGRVLTRLSMWWFDQLSDLVPNHVLSTEVPAGAPADWEGRTMVCTSLRMVPVECVARGYLTGSGLVEYNASRTVCGIGLPDGLVDGSELPGAIFTPATKAAVGDHDENVSYEEVARQVGTETAAALRRTTLDVYGRARDIARERGIILADTKFEFGFAPTADGGEELIIADEVLTPDSSRFWPAASWEPGRAQPSYDKQFVRDWLTSPASGWDRTSEQPPPALPQEIVDATRAKYIEAYELLTGTSW; encoded by the coding sequence GTGTCCGGATTTGTAGAAAAGCCCGAGCCCGTGCAGGTACCGGGACTCACCCACCTGCACACCGGCAAGGTGCGCGACCTGTACCGGAACGAGGCCGGGGACCTCGTCATGGTCGCCAGCGACCGGATGTCCGCGTACGACTGGGTGCTGCCGACGGAGATCCCGGACAAGGGCCGCGTCCTGACCCGCCTCTCGATGTGGTGGTTCGACCAGCTCTCCGACCTTGTGCCGAACCACGTCCTGTCGACCGAGGTGCCCGCCGGGGCCCCCGCCGACTGGGAGGGCCGCACGATGGTCTGCACGTCGCTGCGGATGGTCCCGGTCGAGTGCGTCGCCCGCGGCTATCTGACGGGCTCCGGCCTCGTCGAGTACAACGCCTCGCGCACCGTCTGCGGCATCGGGCTCCCCGACGGCCTCGTCGACGGCTCCGAGCTCCCGGGCGCGATCTTCACCCCCGCCACCAAGGCCGCCGTCGGCGATCATGACGAGAACGTGAGCTACGAGGAGGTGGCCCGCCAGGTCGGCACGGAGACGGCCGCCGCGTTGCGCCGGACCACCCTGGACGTCTACGGCCGGGCCCGCGACATCGCCCGCGAGCGCGGGATCATCCTGGCGGACACCAAGTTCGAGTTCGGCTTCGCGCCCACCGCGGACGGTGGCGAGGAACTGATCATCGCCGACGAGGTCCTGACCCCGGACTCCTCCCGCTTCTGGCCGGCCGCCTCCTGGGAGCCCGGCCGTGCCCAGCCGTCGTACGACAAGCAGTTCGTGCGCGACTGGCTGACCTCCCCGGCCTCCGGCTGGGACCGCACGAGCGAGCAGCCGCCGCCGGCGTTGCCGCAGGAGATCGTGGACGCGACCCGCGCCAAGTACATCGAGGCGTACGAACTCCTCACCGGTACGTCCTGGTAG
- a CDS encoding Lsr2 family protein, with product MAQRVVVTLSDDIDGGTAAETVTFALDGKSYEIDLNPSNAKKLRSALAPYMAAGRRQTNTGKHGKAPVPYRHTSLAPDPAAVRAWARSHRMEVPARGRIPKSVYEAFQEAS from the coding sequence GTGGCGCAGCGCGTAGTGGTCACACTCTCCGACGACATCGACGGGGGAACAGCGGCGGAAACGGTCACCTTCGCCCTGGACGGGAAGTCGTACGAGATCGACCTCAATCCGTCCAACGCAAAGAAACTGCGCAGCGCCCTGGCCCCGTACATGGCGGCCGGCCGCAGGCAGACAAATACCGGCAAGCACGGCAAGGCTCCCGTTCCGTACCGGCACACCTCGCTCGCGCCCGACCCCGCGGCGGTACGCGCCTGGGCACGCTCGCACCGGATGGAGGTGCCGGCCCGGGGCCGCATCCCCAAGAGCGTCTACGAGGCGTTCCAGGAAGCCAGTTGA
- a CDS encoding sensor histidine kinase, with protein MERIDLYSRFTISCIPWLFALAWQGAPFQSDISHEPLPLTLGVALLLVSLAQCVLSNRNLPASYEHYLGVSAFPERRLLAPVALLLLAIGLLAALAGVDGVQGSGLLLMALNAPMALVITRVLLVPVRRFVIESLCLTALTTGALAAAGVRGGLLAGVVPCTLFGCVLVLISVRPSAWSMSVMWQAEQARDIQARLAVAEERLRFGRDMHDVLGRNLAVIALKSELAVELAQRGRPEAVDQMVEVQRIARASQQEVREVVRGYREADLSTELAGARGVLSAAGIECTVTGASGEHLPAPVQSALGWVVREAATNVLRHGDPRRCVIRLGATADAVVLQVENDGATATTSGPAPDGPGSGLAGLRERLDVLDGTLEAVPAKGGLFRLTATIPLGDERGGAEEGGGGRPQKAEVPRRRSEGRPLRGDGGPGSPGANGAPGTLGGDAAPGSLGGDGALGTVRPRPGTVVAPGVMVGPGPGPMEERR; from the coding sequence ATGGAGCGGATCGATCTGTACTCGCGGTTCACCATCTCCTGCATCCCCTGGCTCTTCGCCCTGGCCTGGCAGGGAGCGCCCTTCCAGTCCGACATCAGCCACGAACCGCTTCCGCTGACGCTGGGCGTGGCACTGCTCCTGGTGAGCCTCGCGCAGTGCGTGCTGAGCAACCGCAACCTCCCCGCGTCGTACGAGCACTACCTCGGCGTCTCCGCCTTCCCCGAGCGACGCCTGCTGGCGCCCGTGGCACTCCTGCTGCTGGCCATCGGGCTGCTGGCGGCCCTGGCCGGGGTGGACGGGGTCCAGGGCTCGGGGCTGCTGCTCATGGCGCTGAACGCACCGATGGCCCTCGTGATCACGCGAGTGCTCCTGGTCCCGGTCCGCCGCTTCGTGATCGAGTCGCTGTGCCTCACCGCGCTGACGACCGGGGCCCTCGCGGCGGCCGGAGTCCGAGGCGGCCTGCTGGCCGGTGTGGTGCCCTGCACCCTCTTCGGCTGTGTGCTGGTCCTGATCTCGGTCCGGCCCAGTGCCTGGAGCATGAGCGTGATGTGGCAGGCCGAGCAGGCCCGGGACATACAGGCCAGGCTCGCCGTCGCCGAGGAACGGCTGCGGTTCGGGCGGGACATGCATGACGTGCTGGGCCGCAACCTCGCGGTGATCGCGCTCAAGAGCGAACTGGCGGTGGAGCTCGCACAGCGCGGCAGGCCGGAGGCGGTGGACCAGATGGTCGAGGTGCAGCGGATAGCCCGTGCCTCGCAGCAGGAGGTGCGCGAGGTGGTGCGCGGTTACCGGGAGGCCGACCTGAGTACGGAACTGGCCGGGGCCCGTGGCGTGTTGAGCGCGGCCGGTATCGAGTGCACGGTGACCGGCGCCAGCGGTGAGCATCTGCCTGCGCCCGTGCAGTCGGCGCTCGGCTGGGTCGTCCGCGAGGCGGCGACCAATGTGCTGCGGCACGGCGATCCCCGGCGGTGCGTGATCCGGCTGGGGGCCACCGCGGACGCCGTGGTGCTCCAGGTGGAGAACGACGGCGCGACGGCCACGACGTCCGGTCCCGCGCCCGACGGGCCGGGCTCCGGACTGGCCGGCCTCCGGGAGCGGCTCGATGTGCTCGACGGCACGCTGGAGGCGGTGCCCGCGAAGGGCGGCCTGTTCCGCCTGACCGCGACGATCCCGCTGGGGGACGAGCGGGGCGGGGCGGAGGAGGGGGGCGGGGGGAGGCCCCAGAAGGCCGAGGTGCCCCGCCGCCGGTCCGAGGGGCGTCCCCTCCGTGGCGACGGTGGGCCGGGAAGCCCCGGCGCCAACGGTGCGCCGGGAACCCTCGGTGGCGACGCTGCGCCGGGAAGCCTCGGTGGCGACGGTGCGCTCGGCACCGTGCGGCCGCGGCCCGGGACCGTGGTGGCTCCCGGTGTGATGGTGGGGCCCGGACCCGGGCCGATGGAGGAACGACGATGA
- the purS gene encoding phosphoribosylformylglycinamidine synthase subunit PurS produces MARVVVDVMLKPEILDPQGQAVQRALPRLGFEGIADVRQGKRFELQVEGPVDDAALARIHEMAETFLANTVIEDFTVKVENAEESK; encoded by the coding sequence GTGGCACGCGTCGTAGTCGACGTCATGCTCAAGCCCGAGATCCTCGACCCGCAGGGACAGGCGGTGCAGCGCGCACTGCCCCGTCTCGGCTTCGAGGGAATCGCGGACGTACGTCAGGGAAAGCGTTTCGAGCTGCAGGTCGAAGGGCCGGTCGACGACGCCGCCCTCGCCCGTATTCACGAGATGGCGGAGACGTTCCTCGCCAACACCGTGATCGAGGACTTCACCGTCAAGGTGGAGAACGCCGAGGAGTCGAAGTGA
- the purQ gene encoding phosphoribosylformylglycinamidine synthase subunit PurQ yields MTARIGVVTFPGTLDDQDALRAVRVAGAEPVSLWHRDKDLHQVDAVILAGGFSYGDYLRAGAISRFSPVMETVIEQAKAGMPVLGICNGFQILTEAHLLPGAMLRNNHLHFICRDQTLRVENAETAWTSDYAAGQEISVPLKNMDGRYTADEHTLDELEAEGRVAFRYLGGNPNGSLRDIAGITNAAGNVVGLMPHPEHAVEPLIGTGRTDGLGFFTSIIKKLVNA; encoded by the coding sequence GTGACTGCTCGTATCGGAGTCGTCACCTTTCCGGGAACGCTCGACGACCAGGACGCCCTTCGGGCCGTACGGGTCGCGGGTGCCGAACCCGTATCGCTGTGGCACCGCGACAAGGACCTGCACCAGGTCGACGCGGTCATCCTCGCGGGCGGTTTCTCCTACGGCGACTATCTGCGCGCCGGAGCCATCTCCCGGTTCTCGCCGGTCATGGAGACGGTGATCGAGCAGGCGAAGGCGGGCATGCCGGTTCTCGGCATCTGCAACGGCTTCCAGATCCTGACCGAGGCGCATCTGCTCCCCGGCGCGATGCTGCGCAACAACCACCTGCACTTCATCTGCCGCGACCAGACCCTGCGCGTGGAGAACGCGGAGACCGCCTGGACCTCGGACTACGCCGCGGGCCAGGAGATCTCCGTACCGCTCAAGAACATGGACGGCCGCTACACCGCCGACGAGCACACGCTCGACGAGCTGGAGGCGGAGGGCCGTGTCGCCTTCCGCTACCTGGGCGGCAACCCCAATGGCTCGCTGCGCGACATCGCGGGCATCACCAACGCGGCGGGCAACGTCGTCGGTCTGATGCCGCACCCCGAGCACGCCGTGGAGCCGCTGATCGGCACCGGTCGCACCGACGGTCTCGGTTTCTTCACCTCGATCATCAAGAAGCTGGTCAACGCATGA